The following nucleotide sequence is from Nitrospira sp..
TCATGCCAAAACTGTGGCTCCATGCTCCCTAACCTCCCGTAAGAGATGAACAACAACCGTGCGGCCATCTTACGCCGTTGTCTCACATGGCGGAACACGCAGCCCGTGCATTGTATGCGTGCATAGGACGCCACATCATGACGAGGCCGTGCTATCATCCCGCCATGCCTCGGCCGGATCTCAACCTCCTGGTGACGCTCGATGTGCTGCTGGCGGAAGGCAGCGTGGCTCGCGCCGCCCGACGGTTACGGCTGAGCCCGTCGGCTATGAGCCGCGCGCTCGCGCGACTGCGCACGACGACCGGCGATCCGCTATTGGTCCGGGCCGGACGCGGTCTCGTCCCGACGCCACGAGCGCTCGAACTCCGGGAGCGAGTCGGTCATCTCGTGCAGGAAGCGGAAGCGGTGTTACGCCCGGCGGAGCAGCTCCATCTCAACGTGCTCGTCAGAACGTTCACCCTGCGGACCAGCGAAGGCTTTGTGGAAAATTTCGGGCCGGCCCTCATTGCCCGTATCGGCTTGGAGGCGCCCGGCGTCCGGCTGCGTTTCCTACAGAAGCCGGATAAAGACAGTGCTCCCCTACGCACCGGAGCCGTCGATCTGGAAACCGGCGTTGTTGAGCAGACGACGGCTCAGGAGTTTCGTGTGCAGGCCCTGTTCAACGACCGGTTCATCGGCGTCGTCCGAATGGGGCACCCGCTGACCAAGGACAAGGTCACGCCTTCCCGATATGCGGCGGGCGGGCACGTTGCTGTCTCTCGGGAAGGCCTGAAACAGGGCCCCATTGATGATGCCTTGAAGCAGATAGGACTGGAGAGGGAGATTGTGGCGGTCGTCGCTGGGTTCGCCACGGCCGTGGCGCTGGCCCGCGCTTCCGACCTGATCGTCACCGTCCCCGAACGACATACCGGCATCTTACGAACCGGCATGCATAGCTTCGCCCTCCCGATCTCGACGCCGGAGTTCACGGTGTCGTTGCTT
It contains:
- a CDS encoding LysR family transcriptional regulator; translated protein: MPRPDLNLLVTLDVLLAEGSVARAARRLRLSPSAMSRALARLRTTTGDPLLVRAGRGLVPTPRALELRERVGHLVQEAEAVLRPAEQLHLNVLVRTFTLRTSEGFVENFGPALIARIGLEAPGVRLRFLQKPDKDSAPLRTGAVDLETGVVEQTTAQEFRVQALFNDRFIGVVRMGHPLTKDKVTPSRYAAGGHVAVSREGLKQGPIDDALKQIGLEREIVAVVAGFATAVALARASDLIVTVPERHTGILRTGMHSFALPISTPEFTVSLLWHPRLDADPAHRWLRGCVREVCTQHPNA